A DNA window from Castanea sativa cultivar Marrone di Chiusa Pesio chromosome 7, ASM4071231v1 contains the following coding sequences:
- the LOC142642790 gene encoding scopoletin glucosyltransferase-like isoform X2 — MGSKSRQLHIFFFPLMGHGHLIPTMDMAKLFAERGVKATIVTTPRNVPIFSKTRGTNVDIQIIKFPAVEAGLPEGCENIDSVTSLDMSHKFIKATKMLQQPLGQLLQDYQPSCLVADMFFPWATDVAAKFGEIKLTRMQLPDFTLQEVETDFSKLLKEAMESQFTSYGMVVNSFYELEPAYADHYRKVLGIKAWHIGPVSLCNKDAEDKAQRGKEATIDEHECLKWLSTKKLNSVIYICFGSMPNFSDSQLFELAMGLEASEQQFIWVVRKGKNEKEEEDWLPKGFEKRMEGKGLIIRGWAPQVLILDHQAVGGFVTHCGWNSTLEGVASGVPMVTWPMAAEQFYNEKLITQVLKIGISVGAQQWTWVVDGIKREAIEKAMRQILVGEEAARAKALGEMARRAVEEGGSSYSDLNALIEELRLHCP, encoded by the exons ATGGGTAGCAAAAGTCGTCAGCTTCACATATTCTTCTTCCCTTTGATGGGCCATGGCCACCTGATACCAACGATGGACATGGCCAAGCTATTCGCAGAGCGAGGTGTGAAGGCAACGATTGTCACTACTCCTCGCAACGTGCCTATATTCTCCAAAACTCGCGGCACCAACGTTGATATCCAAATCATCAAGTTCCCGGCTGTAGAGGCTGGCCTGCCTGAAGGATGTGAGAATATTGACTCAGTGACTTCCCTAGATATGTCTCACAAATTTATCAAAGCCactaaaatgctccaacaaccACTTGGGCAACTACTACAAGATTACCAACCTAGTTGCCTTGTTGCTGACATGTTCTTTCCATGGGCAACTGATGTTGCAGCTAAATTTG GAGAGATAAAGTTGACAAGGATGCAACTTCCTGATTTCACTCTGCAAGAAGTTGAAACAGACTTTTCCAAGTTGTTGAAAGAAGCTATGGAGTCACAGTTTACTAGCTATGGGATGGTTGTTAACAGCTTCTATGAGCTTGAGCCGGCTTATGCAGATCATTACAGGAAAGTTTTGGGAATAAAAGCATGGCATATAGGTCCAGTTTCACTATGCAACAAGGATGCTGAAGATAAAGCCCAAAGGGGAAAGGAAGCTACCATTGATGAACATGAATGTTTAAAGTGGCTTAGTACAAAGAAACTCAATTCggttatttatatttgttttgggAGTATGCCAAATTTTAGTGATTCTCAGCTTTTCGAACTTGCAATGGGTCTTGAGGCTTCAGAACAACAATTCATTTGGGTTGTGAGGAAAGgcaaaaatgagaaagaagaggaagattgGCTACCTAAAGGATTTGAGAAAAGAATGGAAGGTAAAGGATTAATTATAAGAGGTTGGGCACCCCAAGTTTTGATTCTTGATCATCAAGCAGTTGGAGGATTTGTGACTCATTGTGGGTGGAACTCGACCTTAGAAGGAGTGGCTTCAGGGGTGCCTATGGTCACATGGCCTATGGCTGCTGAGCAGTTTTACAATGAGAAGTTGATAACTCAAGTACTGAAAATTGGAATTAGTGTTGGTGCTCAACAATGGACTTGGGTGGTAGACGGTATCAAGAGGGAAGCAATAGAGAAGGCAATGAGGCAAATTTTGGTTGGTGAAGAAGCGGCCAGAGCCAAGGCACTTGGAGAGATGGCAAGGAGGGCCGTTGAAGAAGGAGGATCATCATACTCTGATTTGAATGCTTTAATTGAAGAATTAAGGTTGCATTGCCCTTGA
- the LOC142642790 gene encoding scopoletin glucosyltransferase-like isoform X1: protein MGSKSRQLHIFFFPLMGHGHLIPTMDMAKLFAERGVKATIVTTPRNVPIFSKTRGTNVDIQIIKFPAVEAGLPEGCENIDSVTSLDMSHKFIKATKMLQQPLGQLLQDYQPSCLVADMFFPWATDVAAKFGIPRLVFGGTGFFYLSSQHSLKLYEPHKKVFSDSDSFVIPGFPGEIKLTRMQLPDFTLQEVETDFSKLLKEAMESQFTSYGMVVNSFYELEPAYADHYRKVLGIKAWHIGPVSLCNKDAEDKAQRGKEATIDEHECLKWLSTKKLNSVIYICFGSMPNFSDSQLFELAMGLEASEQQFIWVVRKGKNEKEEEDWLPKGFEKRMEGKGLIIRGWAPQVLILDHQAVGGFVTHCGWNSTLEGVASGVPMVTWPMAAEQFYNEKLITQVLKIGISVGAQQWTWVVDGIKREAIEKAMRQILVGEEAARAKALGEMARRAVEEGGSSYSDLNALIEELRLHCP from the coding sequence ATGGGTAGCAAAAGTCGTCAGCTTCACATATTCTTCTTCCCTTTGATGGGCCATGGCCACCTGATACCAACGATGGACATGGCCAAGCTATTCGCAGAGCGAGGTGTGAAGGCAACGATTGTCACTACTCCTCGCAACGTGCCTATATTCTCCAAAACTCGCGGCACCAACGTTGATATCCAAATCATCAAGTTCCCGGCTGTAGAGGCTGGCCTGCCTGAAGGATGTGAGAATATTGACTCAGTGACTTCCCTAGATATGTCTCACAAATTTATCAAAGCCactaaaatgctccaacaaccACTTGGGCAACTACTACAAGATTACCAACCTAGTTGCCTTGTTGCTGACATGTTCTTTCCATGGGCAACTGATGTTGCAGCTAAATTTGGTATTCCTAGACTTGTTTTCGGGGGAACTGGTTTTTTTTACCTGTCTTCACAACATAGTCTGAAACTATATGAACCCCACAAGAAAGTTTTCTCTGATTCTGATTCTTTTGTCATTCCTGGTTTTCCAGGAGAGATAAAGTTGACAAGGATGCAACTTCCTGATTTCACTCTGCAAGAAGTTGAAACAGACTTTTCCAAGTTGTTGAAAGAAGCTATGGAGTCACAGTTTACTAGCTATGGGATGGTTGTTAACAGCTTCTATGAGCTTGAGCCGGCTTATGCAGATCATTACAGGAAAGTTTTGGGAATAAAAGCATGGCATATAGGTCCAGTTTCACTATGCAACAAGGATGCTGAAGATAAAGCCCAAAGGGGAAAGGAAGCTACCATTGATGAACATGAATGTTTAAAGTGGCTTAGTACAAAGAAACTCAATTCggttatttatatttgttttgggAGTATGCCAAATTTTAGTGATTCTCAGCTTTTCGAACTTGCAATGGGTCTTGAGGCTTCAGAACAACAATTCATTTGGGTTGTGAGGAAAGgcaaaaatgagaaagaagaggaagattgGCTACCTAAAGGATTTGAGAAAAGAATGGAAGGTAAAGGATTAATTATAAGAGGTTGGGCACCCCAAGTTTTGATTCTTGATCATCAAGCAGTTGGAGGATTTGTGACTCATTGTGGGTGGAACTCGACCTTAGAAGGAGTGGCTTCAGGGGTGCCTATGGTCACATGGCCTATGGCTGCTGAGCAGTTTTACAATGAGAAGTTGATAACTCAAGTACTGAAAATTGGAATTAGTGTTGGTGCTCAACAATGGACTTGGGTGGTAGACGGTATCAAGAGGGAAGCAATAGAGAAGGCAATGAGGCAAATTTTGGTTGGTGAAGAAGCGGCCAGAGCCAAGGCACTTGGAGAGATGGCAAGGAGGGCCGTTGAAGAAGGAGGATCATCATACTCTGATTTGAATGCTTTAATTGAAGAATTAAGGTTGCATTGCCCTTGA